One genomic window of Daphnia pulex isolate KAP4 chromosome 10, ASM2113471v1 includes the following:
- the LOC124206242 gene encoding uncharacterized protein LOC124206242, with product MIKRNPKKGDGWQPMPPEWAGLPAAVGSTPPPFSLYKKRRLQGTRPVIQSLFVSAITRRHYSGRQQIIDNRNYQRDFTRWTIDRRGIIASSSVKTGESKSPKTEKKMVKASNRHPTSSTTTSSTATVQQQQQSDPLRGVMATSKEQVEIQMYLSKLKELVPHMPKNRKVSKLEVIQHVIDYICDLQSELEQNHPASLNRNRRKQQHSAAVLAARRATTDASVIASGASLSHPSAASSAVHRQPLGLLTSIPNTSIEVNNTTGDNKSISDVIVPC from the exons aTGATTAAacgaaaccccaaaaaaggcgATGGTTGGCAGCCGATGCCGCCAGAGTGGGCGGGGCTTCCTGCTGCCGTCGGTTCCacccctccccctttttctctataTAAGAAGAGACGATTGCAGGGCACGAGACCCGTCATTCAGAGTTTGTTCGTGAGTGCAATCACACGTCGCCATTACAGCGGGAGACAACAAATAATTGACAACAGAAATTACCAACGAGATTTCACACGTTGGACAATTGATCGTCGAGGGATTATTGCGAGTTCAAGTGTAAAAACCGGAGAAAGTAAAAGCcccaaaacagaaaagaaaatggtgaaaGCCTCCAATCGTCACCCGACAtcttcgacgacgacgagttcgACTGCGactgtgcagcagcagcagcaatcggATCCGCTGCGCGGAGTGATGGCGACCAGCAAGGAGCAAGTGGAAATCCAAATGTACCTGTCCAAATTGAAAGAGCTGGTGCCGCACATGCCCAAGAATCGCAAAGTTTCCAAGCTGGAAGTCATCCAGCACGTCATCGACTACATTTGCGACCTGCAGAGCGAACTGGAGCAGAACCATCCGGCCAGTCTCAACCGGAACCGGAGGAAACAGCAGCACTCGGCAGCCGTGTTGGCCGCGCGGAGGGCCACCACCGACGCCTCCGTCATCGCCAGCGGTGCCAGTCTCTCGCATCCATCCGCCGCCTCTTCCGCCGTGCACAGACAACCCCTCGGCCTACTCACCTCCATTCCCAACACCTCCATCGAG GTGAATAACACGACAGGGGATAACAAGAGCATCAGTGACGTCATCGTTCCTTGTTAG